In Procambarus clarkii isolate CNS0578487 chromosome 82, FALCON_Pclarkii_2.0, whole genome shotgun sequence, one genomic interval encodes:
- the LOC123764308 gene encoding uncharacterized protein yields MKLTRRYSLLEYIPRKVQRVLLFVFFLTMFITTISFQAWEAVSVEAEERLLRRVYEPSILDSSQTSTSELYLDPAMDMTGKEEMEEVLDTLPNLPFSYRKRNDPHFGSGNTNCSKYPELFDIHFNSIYWQVLQTSNGSFYMYSAFYDNRTLSKHSPSLRILAMINRIEPSVKTKCKIWFNDKISPVIVNVSEYRYIWYKEWGNYNQGILQPYLLECIVPAEHRQLVPQSVSLVEQPCDKPTNNLRVINNQPQNGQKKNFAVCVKGLDFYIDKTVRIVEWLELLFLLGADKVFLYNMGLQPSINKVLKYYERLGLVDVKKLSLPGEQPNERNLLHKYLKNKGLHKRQNEVIPYNDCLYRNMNLYKYIVLLDTDEVIVPKTARDWRSLLDQVAAGEKARNLTRVSYCARNVYFLDPMQDSHGYFHDIPPYMHLMQHVYRAANYTKPGYYVKCFHDPQRVLTLHNHYPLSCLDVCNTFDLPTSYAHLQHYRKHCVDDLGKSCTSFLNHTVLDKTIWRYKEPVIKNVLYALHHLGFSK; encoded by the exons ATGAAGCTGACCAGACGCTACAGCTTATTAGAGTACATTCCCAGAAAGGTTCAACGAGTTCTGCTGTTTGTGTTCTTCCTCACCATGTTCATCACCACCATCAG TTTCCAGGCGTGGGAGGCTGTGTCTGTGGAAGCTGAGGAGAGGCTCCTCAGACGTGTCTACGAACCCTCTATTCTCGACAGCTCCCAGACGTCTACAAG CGAGTTGTACTTGGATCCAGCGATGGACATGACTGGGAAAGAAGAGATGGAGGAGGTCCTGGACACACTGCCTAACCTGCCCTTCAGCTACCGTAAAAGGAATGACCCTCACTTTGGATCAGGCAACACTAATTGTAGTAAATACCCTGAACTATTTGATATTCACTTTAACAGTATTTACTGGCAGGTCCTTCAGACCAGCAATGGCAGTTTTTACATGTACAGCGCCTTTTACGACAACCGCACTCTGAGTAAACACTCACCTTCTCTTAGAATTCTTGCCATGATTAATCGCATTGAACCATCCGTGAAGACCAAATGCAAGATCTGGTTTAATGACAAAATCTCCCCAGTCATTGTAAATGTTTCAGAGTACAGATATATATGGTACAAGGAATGGGGTAATTACAACCAGGGTATATTACAGCCATACCTGCTTGAGTGTATTGTACCAGCTGAACACAGACAGCTGGTGCCTCAGTCAGTGTCGCTGGTGGAGCAGCCCTGCGACAAGCCAACCAACAACCTTCGGGTCATCAACAACCAACCGCAAAATGGGCAGAAAAAGAATTTTGCTGTGTGCGTCAAAGGGCTAGACTTTTACATAGATAAAACCGTGCGTATTGTGGAGTGGTTAGAACTGCTCTTCCTTCTCGGTGCTGACAAAGTGTTCCTCTACAACATGGGACTACAACCTAGTATTAACAAAGTTCTTAAATACTATGAACGTTTAGGACTGGTAGATGTTAAGAAACTTTCATTGCCCGGTGAACAACCAAATGAGCGCAACTTGCTACATAAGTACCTGAAAAATAAGGGATTACACAAACGCCAGAACGAAGTAATACCATATAATGACTGTTTATACAGAAACATGAACCTTTACAAGTATATAGTTTTATTAGACACAGATGAAGTCATCGTGCCCAAGACAGCAAGAGACTGGAGGTCGCTTCTTGATCAAGTGGCCGCAGGAGAGAAGGCACGAAACCTCACTCGGGTATCTTACTGCGCTCGCAATGTGTACTTTCTGGATCCCATGCAGGATTCTCATGGCTACTTCCATGACATACCGCCCTACATGCACCTGATGCAACATGTCTACCGCGCCGCCAACTACACCAAGCCCGGCTACTACGTCAAGTGTTTCCATGATCCTCAGCGCGTCCTCACTCTCCACAACCACTACCCTTTATCCTGCCTCGACGTCTGCAACACCTTCGATCTGCCCACCAGTTACGCCCATCTCCAGCACTACCGCAAACACTGTGTTGATGACTTGGGTAAGAGTTGCACTTCATTCTTGAATCACACAGTTCTCGACAAAACAATCTGGAGATATAAGGAACCTGTAATCAAGAACGTACTCTATGCTTTGCATCATCTCGGTTTCTCGAAATAG